The DNA sequence CCGGCGGGCTGTTCTCCTCCTGGCTGGTCCATGAGGTCGGACCGGGGGACACCGTCGAGGTGATGGCCCCGGTCGGCGCCTTCACCCCCGATCTGACCGAGCCCGGACACCATGTGCTCATCGCGGCCGGCTCGGGCATCACACCGATGGTCTCCATCGCCGAGTCGGTCCTGGCCGCCGACGACGACTCCCGGGTCACCCTCTTCTACGGCAACCGCCGCACCGACTCGGTGATGTTCGCCGACGAACTGGCCGATGTGAAGGACCTCTACCCCGCCCGGTTCCAGCTCGCGCACGTGCTCTCCCGCGAGCCGCGCGAGGCCGAGCTGCTGAGCGGCCGCCTGGACGCCGACCGGCTGGCCGCGCTCATCGACGGTCTGGTCGACGTCGCCGACGCCGACCACTGGTGGCTGTGCGGCCCGCACGGCATGGTCCGCGACGCCCAGCGGGTGCTGGCCGGACTGGGGGTCCCGGCCGACCGGATCCACCAGGAGCTGTTCTTCGCCGGCGAGGAGCCGGTGGGAGCCGTGCGCCGGGAAGAGCCCCGGGCCGACGGACCGGTCAGCGAGGTCACCGTCGTCCTGGACGGGCGCTCCACCACATCCGCGCTCTCCCGCGAGGCCACCGTTTTGGACTCGGCCTCGCGCATCCGCCCCGACCTGCCCTTCGCCTGCAAGGGCGGCGTCTGCGGCACCTGTCGGGCCCGGGTCACCCAGGGCGAGGCCGATATGCGCCGCAACTACGCGCTGGAACCGGCCGAGGTCGCCGCGGGCTATGTGCTGACCTGCCAGACCTTCCCGGTCTCCGACACCCTGACCGTCGACTTCGACAGCTGAGGTCGCCGAGCCGGCCGAAGGGGCGCGCGTCAGCCCATCCGGTCCTCAGCCCATCCGGTCCTCGGCCGACAGATGCTCCACCGTCCTGCCGGTCGCGGTGAACGTCGGCGCGAGCTTCACCGACGCGCTGCACACCTGCGCCCTCGTCGGCGGCATCGGCATGCTGGTGGCCGCGGTGGTCGCCCTCGTCCTGATCGGCGTGCGCACCCGGTCCGCGCAACGCACCGGCGGGGCGGCCGATGCGATGACGCACCCCGCCGGAGCCACCGGGCCGGTCGCGGCCGGCGACGTGAGCTGAGTGTTCGCCGGCCGGTGCGGGGCGGTGGTCCGTCGGTACCCCCGGCGCACCACCACCTTGGTCATCGCGTCCCAGCCGGCAGGGTACGGTCAGGTGCCCCCGGGGCGCGGCTGCTGCTAGGGTCGGCGATGTGACTGCCGGGTCGGCCATGGGCCATACACGAGTGAGGCGCCCGGCCTCGGCGTGAACCCGAGGCGGGCCAGAGCCCCGCCCCTTTTCTCCGTGTCATTCCTCCCGGCGCCCGTACGCGGCGCCGGTTCCAGCGGATCCCACGATGCGGAGACCTCACCACAGATGCCACACCAACAGCGTCCCCGGAGCGACGTCGAACGCCCGGCCACCGCCGTCCAGCTCAATCACACCGCCGTCTACGCCCGCGACCGGCGGCTGTCCGCCGAGTTCATCGCCGCGATCCTGGGGGTGGCGGTCGGCGCCCCCTTCGGCCCGTTCCTGCCCGTCGAGCTCGGCAACGGCGTGACACTCGACTACTACGAGAAGCGCGACGAGCCCATACAGCCGCAGCATTACGCGTTCCTCGTTCCCGACGAGGGGTTCGACGCGATGATCGCCCGCCTGGAAGCGGTCGGCGTCACCTACTACGCCGACCCCGGCCACACCGATCCCGGCCGGATCAACCGTCTCTTCGGCGGGCGCGGCGCGTACTTCGACGATCCCGGCGGCCACAACATGGAGATCATCACCCGGCCCTATATCCACCCCCAGTGACCTGGATTTTCGTACGCCCGGAGGCAACGCCACCCCTGCCCCGAGTATGATCCGCGGCCCCCTACACTGTCTGCAATCCCCGCGTTGATCGGAGCACCACATGCGTCGCCTTGCCCTTGCCCTTCTGGCCTGTACCACCCTCACACTCGCCGGGTGTGCGCAGGACTTCGACCGGGGTCCTGACGGGGTGGTCACCGACAAGGTCAAGGACGGGAAGAAGTTCTACCTGGTCGTCGATCCGACCAAGGGGGGCGAGGAGAAGAAGTTCCGGGTCAGCAAGTACGACTACCACGACTGCAACCGGGGCTCGAAGTACCCCAAGTGCGTGGACGACTGAGCCTTGAGGGCCTGAGCGTCAGCACCGCGGGCATCGGCCGGCCGCCGATGCCCGCGAAGGCGAACTGCCCCGCCCCGGCGCACGAGGTGGTGTCGTGCGCCGGGGCGGGGCGCGGCGCCGTGGATCACTCCCGGAGGCCGTGGATCACTCCCAGATGGAGTCGACCCACTCGGGGTGGTCGATGAACGGGTTCCGGTTGTGCTGGAAGCTGTCGTAGATGACCTGGTTGCGGTTCTTCTCGAAGTCGTCCGGCGGGTCCTCGTCGTTCCACTGCTTCAGTACGGACAGGCGGCCGATGTTGGGGGCGGAGCCGTTGTCGACCTTGTCGTTGGGCTCGAGGTCGGCGAAGCCGTCGTCCCCCTCGTAGCGGACGGCCATGTAGAGGATCATCCGGGCGACATCGCCCTTGACCTGGTCGCGGGGTTCGAAGGAGTCGTCGTCGGTGCGGTTGCCGGCGGCGTCGGGCACGTCCTCGCCGCCGTTGTCGAAGTCCTTGTTGCCGCGGATGCTGTTCACCGTGACATTGGCCGGACGCAGGTGGTGCAGGTCGGTGCCGGGCCCGGTGGCGGTGCCGAAGTCGCCGTGCGACTTCGCCCAGACGTGCTCGCGGTTCCACTGGTCGGCGTTGCCGCCGTTCTCGTCCTTGGACTGGGAGCGGCCGGAGTAGAGGAGTATGACGTTCGACGGGTTGTCCGGGTCCTCGTCCGTGGCCTTCAGCGCGTCCCAGACCTCGCTGTAGGACACTTTGGTCTGCTCGCTGATGATCGTGTGCAGCGCGGCCTTCAGCTCCTGGCCGCTCTTGCCCAGCGCGTCCTGGTAGTAGGTGTCGTCCAGTACCCGTACGGCCGTGGGCCGGTGGTGGTCCGATGCGACCGGGGCGACCGGTGTGTCGGCGGCGGCGACCGAGGGGACGGCGATACCGGCCGCGGCCACTACGGCCAGCAGGGAGATGCGCCGTGACCGGCGCGGGCGATGAGTGGACATGATGTGGGGGGTGTCCTCTCCGAGACGAGTGCCCGGACCGCCAACGAGCGTCATGGGCACGTATGTTCAAGGGGTAAGCCCTGGGAGACTCCCACGCATGACGCCCGAACATGTGTCCATGCTGTGCTCGTTCGGCGTGAATCCGGTGAACACCCGGTGGCCGCCCCTGCGTGTGCCGCCCTCCGCCGTGCCGGAGGAGACGTGTCGGCGGTCGAGGAGTGCTGGCAGTATCGGCGTATGGCTGAACAGATCATCGCCGCGTGTGACGGGGCATCGAAGGGAAACCCCGGGCCCGCGGCCTGGGCATGGGTCATCGGCGGCACCGATGGAGCGGTGGAGCGCTGGGAGGCCGGGCCACTGGGCACCGCGACCAACAACGTGGCCGAACTCACCGCGCTGCAGCGGCTGTTGGAGTCCACCGACGCGGTCGTGCCGCTACAGGTGCGGATGGACTCCCAGTATGCGATGAAGGCGGTCACCACATGGCTGCCCGGATGGCGGAAGAAGGGGTGGAAGACCGCATCGGGATCGCCGGTGGCCAACCGCGAGCTGGTGAAGCGTATCGATGAGCTCTTGGGCGGCCGCACGGTGGAATTCGTCTATGTGCCGGCCCACCAGATCGACGGTGACCCGTTCAACGCGGCCGCCGACCGGGCGGCCAGCCACACGGCCCGCACACAGCAGCCCGCGGGCACCTCGCTCGGCTCCGCCCTGCCACCCCCCGAGGGCCCGACGGCGACGCGCCCGGCGGGCCGCGGTGGCGCGGCGCGCTCGCGCACGACGACGGCACAGCGGGGGAGGGGCGCCCGCTCGAAGGGGTCCATCAAGGCGAAGTTCCCCGGCCGGTGCCGCTGCGGCACGCCCTACGCCAAGGGTGAAACGATCGTGAAGAACGCCGACGGCTGGGGCCATCCGTCCTGCGCCACCTGAGGCCGGGCGCGGAAAGCGCCGCCGCGCCCGTCGTTTGGTGGTGAGTGCCTTCCGAGGTGTGTGCTCCCTCACTTCTGGATCGATCGGTCCCGAAGTCGCTTGACAGTCGAGTCCGGTCCGGGTGAATGTTCTGGCATGAACGATCCAGAATTGCTGTCGGGCAGTACGTCATGCCTGACCGCGGCGCCCGGCCCGGCCACCGTGGCACCCGCACAGTCGGTGGCGCCCGGCCGCCCGGCGGTCGCCGCACCCGACCCCCGCGGGGGTTCTGCCGGGCTGAGCCGGGCGACGGTGCTGCTGCTGTCGCTCGTGTGCGGCTCGGCGGTGGCCAACATCTACTACGCCCAGCCCTTGCTGCCCGTCATGGCGAAGGCGCTCGGGGTGTCCGAAGGGGCCGGTGGACTGGTCGTCACCGCCTCGCAGATCGGCTATGCGCTCTCGCTGGCACTGCTGGTGCCCCTGGGCGATGTGCTCGAACGCCGCCGTCTGGTCAGCGTGTTGCTCGGACTCACCGCCGTGGCCCTGCTCGGCGCGGCCGCGTCCCCGTCGCTGGGGCCCCTGCTCGCCGCGATCGCCGCGGTGGGGGTGACATCGGCGGTGGCCCAGATCGTGGTGCCCATGGCCGCGTCGCTCGCCGCCGACCACGAACGCGGCTCGGTGGTGGGCACGGTGATGAGCGGTCTGCTCATCGGCATCATGTTCGCCCGCACCCTCGCCGGGCTGCTCGCCCAGATCGGCGGGTGGCAGCTGGTGTTTATCGTCGCGGCCGTCCTGATGGCCGTGCTGGCCGTCACCCTGCGCCTGGTCCTGCGCCCCGTACCGCCGCCGGAGCGCACGGCCTACCCCCGGCTGCTGCGCTCGGTACTCATGCTGGTGCGCACCGAGCCGCTGCTGCGCCGGCGCATGGGCCTGGCCGCGGTCGGGATGGGCTGCTTCACCATCCTGTGGACCGCGTCGTCGTTCCTGCTGGCCAACCCGCCGTACAACTACCGTCCCGCCGCCATCGGCCTGTTCGGCCTGGCCGGGGTCGTCGGAGCTGTCGCCGCCGTCATCGCCGGCCGGCTCGCGGACCGCGGCCGTGGCCGTCAGGTGGTGACGGGCGGGCTGATCCTGCTGACCGGCAGCTGGGGTGTGCTCGCCGCCGCCGGCCTGGGCGGAGCGGCCGGTCTGACCGCGCTGATCGTCGGCATCATGGCGCTCAACCTCGCCCAGCAGTCCCTGCTGATCAGCCACCAGAGCGCGATCTACCGCCGGGCCCCGCACGCCCGCAGCCGGGTGACGACCGCCCTCATGGTCTCCGCGTTCGTCGGCAGCGCCGCCTCCTCGGCGCTGACCGCACTGCTCTACCCGCTCCTCGGATGGACGGGCATGTGCGGCCTCGGCGCGCTGATCGCGCTGGCCGGGGTCGGCATCTGGATCCTCGAACTGCGCCGGCCCAGCCCCTCCGAGCCGCTCGCCGCTCCGTCGGCGGCCCAGGAGGACGACCGTGCCTGAGACCGCCGGCTGCCCCGTCCCGACGACTCTCCCTCATGAAAGGCCCCACACCGTGGTGACACCCGTAGGCAAGACCGATGCCGTGGCGGACGGTACGCGGGGCGGCGGCGCCGACGGCTCCGGGTCCCGGCTGCCGGGGCTCTGGCGGCGCACCATCGGCGAACTCACCCTGACCTATGTGCCCGACGCGGGCGTCGCCATGATCCCCACGCGTGTCTACCCGCTCTCCACCCCACAGGACTGGGACGGGCACCGCACACATATGACCGGAGAGGGCCACCTGGCCATGGGATGCGGAGCGCTGCTCGTCGAGCGCGGAGCGACCCGCCTGCTCATCGACGCCGGCCACGGCTCCATTTCCGGCGAGGACGTGGAGCACTTTCAGCATGGGTTCGCCCATGTGCGGACACTGCCCGCGGCGCTGACCGAACTCGGCGTGGACCCCGCCGACCTGGAGATGGTCGCCTTCACCCACCTCCACGGCGACCACACCGGATGGGCCCGGCCCGACGCGGTCGAGGATCCACGGAGCCTGTTCACCACGGCACGGTGGATGGTCGGCGAGGGCGAACTGAAGGGCGCCGCCCTGGGAGACGGCCCGATACTGGCCGGCGGGGACGAACGGATCACGTTCGTCGCCGACGGAACCGAGATCGCCGACGGCGTCCGCGCCTGGTCCCTGCCCGGACACACCCCCGGGCACACCGCCTGGATCCTCGACACCGGCGACGGCCGGAGCATCGTGGCCTTCGGCGACGCCATGCACTCCCCGGTCCAGGTGCGGCACCCGGACTGGCGGGTGGTGCTGGACGCCCACCCGGACGAGGCCGAGAAGTCACGACGCCGTCTCATCGACCACCTCGCCCGGGACGGGGTCTTCGGTTTCGGTGTGCACTTCGCCGACCAGCAACTGGGAACGGTGGACGGCTCCGGGCGGTGGCGCCCGTGGTCCGACGAGACGACCGGGTAGGTGCCGTGGCCCCTCAGGCGGAGGGTGCCTCGCCCGACTCGGCCGTATC is a window from the Streptomyces luomodiensis genome containing:
- the paaE gene encoding 1,2-phenylacetyl-CoA epoxidase subunit PaaE, producing MEDLLAPGTKAPVTVRRTRRRPAFHPLRVAAVERLCEDAVAVSFDIPDELAGEFAFAPGQSLTLRRQVDGRDERRSYSICAPAGARPRIGVRVVPGGLFSSWLVHEVGPGDTVEVMAPVGAFTPDLTEPGHHVLIAAGSGITPMVSIAESVLAADDDSRVTLFYGNRRTDSVMFADELADVKDLYPARFQLAHVLSREPREAELLSGRLDADRLAALIDGLVDVADADHWWLCGPHGMVRDAQRVLAGLGVPADRIHQELFFAGEEPVGAVRREEPRADGPVSEVTVVLDGRSTTSALSREATVLDSASRIRPDLPFACKGGVCGTCRARVTQGEADMRRNYALEPAEVAAGYVLTCQTFPVSDTLTVDFDS
- a CDS encoding endonuclease I family protein; this encodes MSTHRPRRSRRISLLAVVAAAGIAVPSVAAADTPVAPVASDHHRPTAVRVLDDTYYQDALGKSGQELKAALHTIISEQTKVSYSEVWDALKATDEDPDNPSNVILLYSGRSQSKDENGGNADQWNREHVWAKSHGDFGTATGPGTDLHHLRPANVTVNSIRGNKDFDNGGEDVPDAAGNRTDDDSFEPRDQVKGDVARMILYMAVRYEGDDGFADLEPNDKVDNGSAPNIGRLSVLKQWNDEDPPDDFEKNRNQVIYDSFQHNRNPFIDHPEWVDSIWE
- a CDS encoding VOC family protein, whose amino-acid sequence is MPHQQRPRSDVERPATAVQLNHTAVYARDRRLSAEFIAAILGVAVGAPFGPFLPVELGNGVTLDYYEKRDEPIQPQHYAFLVPDEGFDAMIARLEAVGVTYYADPGHTDPGRINRLFGGRGAYFDDPGGHNMEIITRPYIHPQ
- a CDS encoding MBL fold metallo-hydrolase — encoded protein: MVTPVGKTDAVADGTRGGGADGSGSRLPGLWRRTIGELTLTYVPDAGVAMIPTRVYPLSTPQDWDGHRTHMTGEGHLAMGCGALLVERGATRLLIDAGHGSISGEDVEHFQHGFAHVRTLPAALTELGVDPADLEMVAFTHLHGDHTGWARPDAVEDPRSLFTTARWMVGEGELKGAALGDGPILAGGDERITFVADGTEIADGVRAWSLPGHTPGHTAWILDTGDGRSIVAFGDAMHSPVQVRHPDWRVVLDAHPDEAEKSRRRLIDHLARDGVFGFGVHFADQQLGTVDGSGRWRPWSDETTG
- a CDS encoding MFS transporter, giving the protein MNDPELLSGSTSCLTAAPGPATVAPAQSVAPGRPAVAAPDPRGGSAGLSRATVLLLSLVCGSAVANIYYAQPLLPVMAKALGVSEGAGGLVVTASQIGYALSLALLVPLGDVLERRRLVSVLLGLTAVALLGAAASPSLGPLLAAIAAVGVTSAVAQIVVPMAASLAADHERGSVVGTVMSGLLIGIMFARTLAGLLAQIGGWQLVFIVAAVLMAVLAVTLRLVLRPVPPPERTAYPRLLRSVLMLVRTEPLLRRRMGLAAVGMGCFTILWTASSFLLANPPYNYRPAAIGLFGLAGVVGAVAAVIAGRLADRGRGRQVVTGGLILLTGSWGVLAAAGLGGAAGLTALIVGIMALNLAQQSLLISHQSAIYRRAPHARSRVTTALMVSAFVGSAASSALTALLYPLLGWTGMCGLGALIALAGVGIWILELRRPSPSEPLAAPSAAQEDDRA
- a CDS encoding ribonuclease H family protein; this encodes MAEQIIAACDGASKGNPGPAAWAWVIGGTDGAVERWEAGPLGTATNNVAELTALQRLLESTDAVVPLQVRMDSQYAMKAVTTWLPGWRKKGWKTASGSPVANRELVKRIDELLGGRTVEFVYVPAHQIDGDPFNAAADRAASHTARTQQPAGTSLGSALPPPEGPTATRPAGRGGAARSRTTTAQRGRGARSKGSIKAKFPGRCRCGTPYAKGETIVKNADGWGHPSCAT